Proteins from one Gallus gallus isolate bGalGal1 chromosome 17, bGalGal1.mat.broiler.GRCg7b, whole genome shotgun sequence genomic window:
- the ASS1 gene encoding argininosuccinate synthase — protein sequence MAEPRDTVVLAYSGGLDTSCILVWLKEQGYTVIAFLANIGQTEDFDAAQKKALALGAKKVYIQDVCREFVEDFIWPAVHANALYEDRYMLGSALARPCIARHLVLIAQEEGARYIAHGATGKGNDQVRFELGCYALCPSIKVIAPWRMPEFYQRFPGRRELMEYAQKHGIPVPVTPKAPWSMDENLMHISYEAGILENPKNRAPLDLYTKTCNPTTSPDVPDELEIEFEKGVPVKVTNTRNGVTHRSALELFVYLNDIASKHGVGRVDIVENRFVGMKSRGIYETPAGTILYHAHLDIEAFTMDREVRKIKQGLSLKFSELVYNGFWYSPECEFLKHCIARSQQAVAGTVHVSVFKGQVYILGRESPHSLYNEELVSMDVQGDYEPADATGFININALRLKEYHRLQSKVSTKQDE from the exons ATGGCTGAACCCAGGGACACCGTGGTCCTCGCCTACAGCGGGGGGCTGGACACCTCCTGCATTCTGGTgtggctgaaggagcagggCTACACTGTCATCGCCTTCCTG GCCAACATTGGGCAGACGGAAGactttgatgcagcccagaagaaAGCACTGGCACTGGGGGCTAAGAAG GTGTACATCCAGGATGTCTGCAGGGAGTTTGTGGAGGACTTCATCTGGCCAGCAGTGCATGCCAACGCGCTGTATGAGGACCGCTACATGCTGGGCTCCGCGCTTGCCCGGCCCTGCATCGCCCGCCACCTGGTGCTGATCGCCCAGGAGGAGGGAGCCCGGTACATCGCCCACGGGGCCACGGGCAAg GGTAATGACCAGGTGCGCTTCGAGCTCGGCTGCTACGCGCTGTGCCCCAGCATCAAG GTCATCGCACCGTGGAGGATGCCTGAGTTCTACCAGCGCTTCCCAGGGCGCCGCGAGCTGATGGAGTACGCCCAG aaaCATGGCATCCCAGTGCCTGTGACACCCAAGGCACCCTGGAGCATGGATGAGAACCTCATGCACATCAG ctaCGAAGCCGGGATCCTGGAGAACCCCAAG aaTCGGGCCCCCCTTGACCTCTACACAAAGACCTGCAACCCAACCACCTCTCCGGACGTCCCAGATGAATTGGAGATCGAATTTGAGAAGG GTGTCCCCGTGAAGGTCACCAACACCAGGAATGGAGTCACCCACCGCTCAGCCCTGGAGCTCTTCGTGTACCTGAATGACATCGC GAGCAAGCATGGCGTGGGGCGCGTTGACATTGTGGAGAACCGCTTTGTTGGGATGAAGTCCAGAG GTATCTATGAGACCCCAGCAGGGACGATCCTATACCATGCGCATTTAGATATCGAGGCCTTCACCATGGACCGGGAAGTACGGAAAATCAAGCAGGGGCTCAGCTTGAAATTCTCCGAGCTGGTGTACAATG GATTCTGGTACAGCCCTGAGTGTGAGTTCCTGAAGCACTGCATCGCACGCTCGCAGCAGGCAGTGGCAGGCACTGTGCACGTCTCTGTCTTCAAGGGCCAGGTCTACATCCTGGGCAGGGAGTCCCCACACTCACTGTACAATGAGGAGCTGGTGAG CATGGACGTGCAGGGGGACTACGAGCCCGCCGATGCCACCGGCTTCATCAACATCAACGCCCTGAG